TCACATTTCTTCAAGGCGATGGAGGCTGGTCTGCGGGAGGTATGCAGGAGTGTCAGAATCGGCAAGATCTTGATCCAACGTGTGCGTGGGTCCATTTATTTCCATTGAGGCCATGTTCTGATAGAACGGCGGGCGTATTTAGGATGAGGAGACTACACTTCCAAAGCTTTTCTACTCGAAGGTGCGTTatgcttcttcctctcttcttATTTAATTTATTTCTTTTCAGTTTCCTCAAGATATTGCGTCGCGTTATGTGCTGTTACTCGATCCTATGCTGGGTAAATTATCAATTTCTCAAATGTTTCGTCAACAAGCTGACGCATTCTCTGTAGCAACGGGAGGCTCAGCCATGAAAGCCGTGGAGGTATTGATGGAGCACGGCGTGCCCGAGGAACggatcatcttcatcaacctgGTTTGTTGATCACCTTCCTTTTTATTCTGCTTATTGATGACATGTCTTTCAAGATTGCTGCACCCGAGGGACTAACTACGTTCTGTTCTCGATTCCCATCGTTGAAAGTGGTGCGTTTCTCTCATACAAAGCACACtttctcttcatcgtcagcCATATCATTCAGATTACAGGATGGATTGATCAGGGTCTCAATGATAAAGCTTATATTATTCCTGGACTGGGAGACTTCGGTGAACGCAGGTATGAATTATGTCGCTATGAGAAATGAATTTGAACTTAACTATGGATTTTCTCAAGATACTGCACATAAGGGTTTTAGGGGCACATACGACAACATTGTATTTCCATCATATACCAATCGAACATTTATAGCATTTCAGACATCCTTTGGCCAAAACAATTTAGGAA
The sequence above is a segment of the Psilocybe cubensis strain MGC-MH-2018 chromosome 4, whole genome shotgun sequence genome. Coding sequences within it:
- a CDS encoding Uracil phosphoribosyltransferase, synthesizes UMP from uracil, translating into MSSNSKPEVSPLAPPQPARPNNTNLAHLNPLPPSVFTLPQTAQLEALYTIIRDKETSRGDFLFYSDRIIRLLVEEGLNHLPVVARTVETPTGAVYNGVGFEGKICGVSILRAGEAMEAGLREVCRSVRIGKILIQRDEETTLPKLFYSKFPQDIASRYVLLLDPMLATGGSAMKAVEVLMEHGVPEERIIFINLIAAPEGLTTFCSRFPSLKVITGWIDQGLNDKAYIIPGLGDFGERRYCT